AGGATGCTTATAGCTTGTATGCTTGACTTATTAAAAACATAATATGAAGATTTTATGATTCCACAGGTATATGAAGTAACAAAAATTGGTAATGGACTGTTATACGTTATGCCTAAACCCTCATCAGAGTGGTTAAAAGAAGATGTCCATTACTTGTCTTCTATTGGAATAAATAAGGTAGTTTCACTACTTGAGACAACTGAAGAATATGAGTTGGGGTTACAAAAAGAGCAGAATGAGCTTCATCATTTGGGAATTAAATATCTTAGTTTTCCAATTAAGGACAGGGGGTTGTCTCAAATAACGCCATTTAATGAGTTAGTTAATAGCTTATATAAAGAGCTTGTCAGTGGCCAAGATATTGCTATTCACTGTCGTGCTGGTATAGGACGCACAGGTATGCTTGCGTGTTGTTTATTAATAAAAGATCAATATAGTGCTCAAGCTGCTATTGATATGGTGTCAGCTGCACGAGGTGTCAGTATACCTGATACCCAGGAGCAATATGATTTTATTTGTGATTATGAACAACGAGTCTGAGCTTTTGTTTTGGTGTAGATTAAATTCATCAAATTTAGCCTTGACCAACAAGAAGCAAATAAAGCGAAGCATATTGGGTATTAATTGTATAGAAGTAATACAACAGGAGGCAAAGCCTCCTTTATGTTAAAAGCATTTGTTGTATAAAGAAAATACTAGTTAATTGGCCCAAGCTGCTGGCACATAGCCTTCACGAATTCGTTGAGGATGGTTTCCAACATCAATACGAATCACTTCTTCAGCTGTTTTATAGTTGATGACTGATATTTGATCGGTTCCACTCCAGGAAACATAGCAATTTTCCCCAGTCTGGTCACTAGTGACCCAGTAAGGTTTTTCTCCTAGACCGGTAAGTACTTTATACTCAAAAGTAGTACGGTCCACTAGCGCAACATAGTCATCCATGGTGCCCGCTACACATAAAGTGTCACCAGCGCTATTCATCGCAATACCATGATGGGCAGAGTCATTAACATACTGGCTGATTGGCATAGCAGGAACTAGGTTAGGCAATTGTGCTAGCCGGGTGATTTTGTCTTCCTGCATATCATACTCAACAAAGCCATGAAGGAATGATAATTGAAAATAAAAAAGGCGTTCGTCTGGCGTATGAGTCATCGGTCGAATAGCGGGGCTTAGCCCTTTAAGACCAGCTTTTTTTAACTTATTAGCCATGTTAAATTGTTTAATTATCTCGAGTGACTTGGCATCTACGACCTGAAATGTACGCTTTCCTTTGGTGAAATCCAGAAAATATTCATCTAAAGGGGTAAATACCATACCAATACTGGCATGATATATTTTATTGCCGTCTTTAGAATAAACATTCTCATGGGGGGAGTCGCCACTTGGAAATTGCCCTAATTCCTTCCCTGTTTCCACATCCAGAATATGAACCACTTTGCCTGTTGAAGCGGATACAGCTACCTGAGTTCCATCTGGAGACAATGCCATATGATCTGAACGGATACCTTTCACAGGAAAACGCCAGGCTATTTCATTAGTTACGATATTTATGCCTACAACATCTGCAAGACTAGGTCGGGAAACAATCAGCAGCTGGCCATCTTTGGTGCTATACATGTCGTCAACAAGTTGATCATGACCTTCGCCAATCAGGTGTCGAATTGCCTGAAAAGCCAACAGCTTTATTGGGTTAAATATAATTTCAGTTATTCGCTGTTGTTTATCTGGAATGCCGTTGATACGTCCTACTTTGTCATAAGTTTCAGCATCTATTACATCAATCATCCCCTCCCAGTTATTACCTACAAAAATAACTCGGCGGGTTTCCTCAGGGTTTGATTTATAGGCTGACAAGGCATTACTGGATACTCCGTAAAGGAGCAAGCTAGCAATTGCTAGATATAAGGAATAGGGCAATCGTTGAGATGAGATTTTAAGTAGGAGCCAGTGGTATAACAACATCTTTCCCTCCTTGATTATTGTTTTATTTAGTGTTCCTTAGGTCAAGATACGCTTGTTAAATTACCTTGTAATGACCAGTAAACGCTATAAAAATTAAAGGAAAAATAGTCAGGAGAGGGTAATGATGGTTAGATAGACTACTACGGCATAACGTATAGCCTTACCCATGAACGTCAACAAAAAGAATATCCAGAACCTGACTTTCATCAAGCCAGCGATAAACGTTAATGCATCTCCACCTACAGGGGCCCAAGCCATAAGCAAAGACCACACACCATACTTCTGAAACCAATGTTGAGCTTTGTATAACTGTTTTTGTTTGAACGGAAACCACCTACGGTCTTGATAGTGAAGAAGATATCGACCAATTAGCCAATTTACCGCAGCACCCAGAGTATTTCCCACAGAAGCCACTAGCCAGATTAAAAACCAGGCTTCAGGCTTTTTGAGTAATTGAGCAATGACCAGCACTTCTGAATAAAACGGCAGTAATGTTGCTGCCAGAAATGCGCTGAAAAATATCAACAGGTAATCCAACAAGCTGATAATCCCGAGAATCAATGGTTAGAAATGAAATCCACCACCTTCACCTTACATAGAGAGGCAGCGTAAATTATGCTTGTCTTTTAGAGGACCATCTAAACAGGTAATATCTTCTGATTGTTGGATCGAGAATTTCGCATCACCATAAGGATTATTTATAGCAACCTTTTTATCACTCAACATGTGATTAGTTAATGCAATTTTACAGCTTAGGTCATGTAATCGGGCTACGTATTCCACATAATTTGGAGCTACTAGCTTATTCATTATTGAGCCAATGATATTGTCTAACTCTATATCAGGCTGTTGCTCTAATTGTATTTGTTGGAGTGAATTTGTAAATTCTGTTGCGGGTATAGTAGATAGCTTAATAATTTTTGCAAAATGTTCAGCTGAGCGGTTGGCTGTTTTATTCAAATTAAAGCCAAGTCTTACAAGCCAATTGGGTAGTTGTATGTCTTCACTATCTAAGTACTGTGGGTCATTTTCTATAGCGGCATAGGCGTTATAAAGCATCACAAATTCCCTAGCCATAGGTGCTTCTAAGCTGGTTTCTGCTTTTGTTAGCGGTGGTATTTCTAGGTGTGTTTCAATCTGATAAACAGTCTTTATGTGAGCAATTACCTCTAAATTATTTGAAATTAAGTTGATTAAAATCATTTTATAAATAAGGTCATCTGATAGTGCTAGGTGTCTTTTTAGTAAATGAGTGTCCTCAATTAAATTTTTAATACCTTCAAGAGCATTGCCTTTTTTGGCACTATGAAGTGAAGAGAAGACTTGTAAACGATTAGCATAATTAAGATATTTATACTCAGGCAATGGTGTAAAAAAGGTTGGCTCTGTTAGTGTTGAAAACTCATTATAATTAAAGAAATGTTTATATCGACTCAGCAGGGTTGCTCTGCTATCAATCTCATGTTGCCATTTTGATGAGGCACTAACCACTTTTTTAAAACAGCCATCCTCCCAAAACCGACAGTAAAGCTCATTGCTCTCCATTGGTTTAGAAAGTGTTTGACTATCATTGGTTGAAGAACTTGCTTTATTTTTTAGTTCTTGTGGCTCAGCTAATAGGGCTTTACCTTTGATAATAGGGTCTTCACCTTCCAAAGCAGAGATGCCATACAAGAAAAAAAAAGCTTCGCTGCCTTGTTCGATTCTACTTTGAATCAAATTTAAATAACTTTTGGATTGATCGCTTAGATCGTCATCCATTGACATAAAGGCGGCAATTACTGCCACAATGACGATGACTATAATAATTAGGTATCTCATGTACTCTAATATACCTGTCCTTAGAAAAAGGGCAAGCAGCAAAAAGACCGGATATGAAGGGACTTAGCGCTATAAAGTATAGTCTAATGTAAATGTTGGTCATCCTGTGGCCAAAAGCTTGTAATGAGTAGGTGACCAAAGTAGTCTATAGAGTCATTCAATTAGTTATTGAAGCTAAGTAGGTCTCATCTCTTTGCGTAATATGTCAAAGGAAACTAGTGATGGCTATTGAAGTTTGGCTAGCTTATTTTGTTGCAACAGTGATACTAAGCATTTCCCCTGGGGCGGGCGCTGTAAATACCATTTCAAATGCAATGAATCATGGTTTTAAGGTCAGTTTGATTTCTAACCTAGGATTACAATTTGGTAATGTCATTGTTATTACGCTGGTAGGTGTTGGTCTAGGTGCCGTTTTAGCCCAGTCTGAAACACTATTTCTTTGGATCAAATGGTTTGGTGTATTGTATTTGATTTATTTGGGCATTCAAAAGTTCAGAGAGGTTAGTACTCAAAAGCAAACCACGTCTAACTCAAGTTGCATACCAAAAAACTATTGGGTGCTCTTCTTTCAGTCGCTCTTAGTCAATGTCACAAACCCGAAAAGTATTGTCTTTTTGGTTGCCCTGTTTCCTCA
This genomic interval from Spartinivicinus ruber contains the following:
- the rhtB gene encoding homoserine/homoserine lactone efflux protein, yielding MAIEVWLAYFVATVILSISPGAGAVNTISNAMNHGFKVSLISNLGLQFGNVIVITLVGVGLGAVLAQSETLFLWIKWFGVLYLIYLGIQKFREVSTQKQTTSNSSCIPKNYWVLFFQSLLVNVTNPKSIVFLVALFPQFIDPDLPQGIQVFILGSTSVLVDLVVMIGYGLLAARLAQYVHSERHMKIQNRVFGSMFIGAGSLLALAGQK
- a CDS encoding YqaA family protein — encoded protein: MIFFSAFLAATLLPFYSEVLVIAQLLKKPEAWFLIWLVASVGNTLGAAVNWLIGRYLLHYQDRRWFPFKQKQLYKAQHWFQKYGVWSLLMAWAPVGGDALTFIAGLMKVRFWIFFLLTFMGKAIRYAVVVYLTIITLS
- a CDS encoding protein-tyrosine phosphatase family protein; amino-acid sequence: MIPQVYEVTKIGNGLLYVMPKPSSEWLKEDVHYLSSIGINKVVSLLETTEEYELGLQKEQNELHHLGIKYLSFPIKDRGLSQITPFNELVNSLYKELVSGQDIAIHCRAGIGRTGMLACCLLIKDQYSAQAAIDMVSAARGVSIPDTQEQYDFICDYEQRV
- a CDS encoding YncE family protein gives rise to the protein MLLYHWLLLKISSQRLPYSLYLAIASLLLYGVSSNALSAYKSNPEETRRVIFVGNNWEGMIDVIDAETYDKVGRINGIPDKQQRITEIIFNPIKLLAFQAIRHLIGEGHDQLVDDMYSTKDGQLLIVSRPSLADVVGINIVTNEIAWRFPVKGIRSDHMALSPDGTQVAVSASTGKVVHILDVETGKELGQFPSGDSPHENVYSKDGNKIYHASIGMVFTPLDEYFLDFTKGKRTFQVVDAKSLEIIKQFNMANKLKKAGLKGLSPAIRPMTHTPDERLFYFQLSFLHGFVEYDMQEDKITRLAQLPNLVPAMPISQYVNDSAHHGIAMNSAGDTLCVAGTMDDYVALVDRTTFEYKVLTGLGEKPYWVTSDQTGENCYVSWSGTDQISVINYKTAEEVIRIDVGNHPQRIREGYVPAAWAN